A DNA window from Oceanispirochaeta sp. M1 contains the following coding sequences:
- a CDS encoding BMP family protein has translation MKELMKKILVVLMIALATSVVIGCSKKTEAVVEKEKEIEKAPFKMVMVTNVSGLGDEGFNDAAWMGFERAKAELGADIAVIESGEQSQYVPNLQAAAEQGYDLIVAVGFLLVDSVAEAAKQYPDSHFVMIDGIVDAPNVVSVLFKENEAAYLSGIIAGLTTKTNKVGFIGGMETPPVIRFESGWKAGVATVDPAIENTITFVGSFGNPGAGREQATIMYKQGIDIIQGVAGLTEVGIIEAAKDMNTWVIPCDKDKTEMSEGRQLTSSIKKIDSAVMSVVNDTMKGNFSGGVMSLGLKEGTVGFPDAARDVVDPEIMKIVDDIVIRIISGEIVVPSNRDELAAFKAPSI, from the coding sequence ATGAAAGAACTGATGAAAAAGATTCTTGTCGTATTGATGATCGCTTTGGCAACCTCTGTTGTCATAGGATGTTCAAAGAAAACTGAAGCTGTTGTTGAAAAAGAAAAAGAAATTGAAAAAGCCCCTTTCAAGATGGTCATGGTTACAAATGTCTCGGGACTTGGTGATGAAGGTTTTAACGATGCGGCCTGGATGGGATTTGAGAGAGCTAAAGCTGAATTAGGTGCAGATATCGCAGTCATAGAGTCAGGTGAGCAGTCACAGTATGTTCCAAATCTTCAAGCTGCTGCAGAACAGGGATATGATCTTATTGTTGCGGTGGGTTTTCTCCTCGTGGATTCAGTTGCAGAAGCAGCGAAACAGTATCCTGATAGTCACTTTGTTATGATTGATGGTATTGTCGATGCCCCCAATGTCGTATCAGTTCTTTTTAAAGAAAATGAAGCGGCCTATCTTTCAGGAATAATTGCAGGATTGACAACAAAGACCAATAAGGTCGGATTCATTGGCGGCATGGAGACTCCTCCTGTCATTAGATTCGAATCTGGTTGGAAAGCCGGTGTTGCGACAGTTGATCCTGCTATTGAAAATACAATCACTTTTGTAGGAAGCTTTGGAAATCCAGGTGCTGGTCGGGAACAGGCTACTATCATGTATAAACAGGGGATAGATATTATTCAGGGAGTAGCTGGACTTACCGAGGTCGGTATCATTGAAGCGGCAAAAGACATGAATACCTGGGTAATTCCTTGTGATAAAGATAAGACTGAAATGTCTGAAGGACGTCAGTTGACCTCTTCTATCAAGAAGATTGATTCTGCAGTCATGTCAGTCGTCAACGATACGATGAAAGGTAATTTTTCAGGCGGTGTAATGTCTCTTGGTCTAAAAGAGGGAACCGTCGGATTTCCTGATGCAGCCAGAGATGTTGTTGATCCTGAGATAATGAAGATAGTCGACGATATCGTAATAAGAATTATTAGTGGTGAGATTGTCGTCCCTTCCAACAGGGATGAACTTGCAGCTTTCAAAGCACCTTCAATTTAA
- the ilvD gene encoding dihydroxy-acid dehydratase, which produces MNPDKINIEGLRSRKAVGGTGRIPWAVNLRACGYTGEELERPLIAVANSWSEMVPGHMHLREISQAVKEGIRIAGGTPFEFNTIALCDALAQGHEGMHYILPSRELIANGIEMTVQAYQYDAIVLIGSCDKIIPAQLMALARLNIPAIMITGGPMIQGTYKGKKVTPTDVLETLVDLKNGVVSSKELQQIADASFTCAGSCVGAWTANSMACITEAMGMSLPGSGTIPAVYSERRRLAKKTGMKIMELLERDIKPRDIMTEGAFRNGIKMAMAIGGSTNVFLHLPAIAAEAGLHIPLELFDELSRITPKLCTLSPGGEHVIEDLYHAGGIQAVLHELESLIETDCMTVTGKSVKENIDMVEYIDHDVIRSVEKPASTEGGLLVLKGNLAPDGAVVRKATMPGNMVRFSGKAKVFNCEEHATAAIIDGVIEAGDVLIIRYEGPKGGPGMREMLTASATLKGAGFGEKVALITDGRFSGATRGPCIGHVSPEAADNGPIALIQDGDIIEFDTEKRSISILVDKKELDQRRVNLVHPKSKINSGYLTIYREIVSSAGDGAILLPPSKLAARKYGKEIRVSKDI; this is translated from the coding sequence ATGAATCCGGATAAAATAAATATTGAGGGTCTGCGCAGTAGAAAGGCAGTGGGTGGGACCGGTAGAATTCCCTGGGCCGTAAATCTTCGTGCCTGCGGGTATACCGGAGAAGAGCTAGAACGTCCGTTGATTGCCGTTGCTAACAGCTGGAGCGAAATGGTTCCGGGTCATATGCATCTGCGGGAGATCTCGCAAGCTGTGAAAGAGGGAATCAGAATCGCAGGTGGAACCCCCTTCGAATTCAATACCATCGCTCTTTGTGATGCTCTGGCTCAGGGTCATGAGGGTATGCACTATATTCTTCCAAGCAGAGAGCTTATTGCAAATGGGATTGAAATGACGGTCCAAGCCTATCAGTACGATGCAATAGTTCTAATTGGGTCCTGCGACAAGATTATACCAGCACAATTAATGGCACTGGCCAGATTGAATATTCCAGCAATAATGATAACCGGTGGCCCAATGATTCAGGGTACATATAAGGGAAAGAAGGTTACTCCAACGGATGTGCTGGAGACTCTGGTTGACTTGAAGAATGGTGTTGTCTCTTCAAAAGAGTTGCAGCAGATTGCCGATGCCTCTTTTACCTGTGCAGGATCCTGTGTAGGTGCATGGACAGCTAATTCAATGGCCTGTATTACCGAAGCAATGGGAATGTCTCTTCCCGGCTCAGGAACTATTCCTGCCGTCTATTCAGAGAGACGACGATTAGCAAAGAAGACTGGTATGAAGATTATGGAGCTTTTGGAGAGAGATATAAAACCAAGAGATATCATGACAGAGGGTGCCTTCAGGAATGGTATCAAGATGGCTATGGCTATTGGCGGTTCCACGAATGTGTTCCTGCATCTTCCGGCAATAGCTGCTGAGGCAGGCTTGCATATTCCACTGGAACTTTTTGATGAGTTAAGCAGAATAACTCCAAAACTATGCACCCTGAGTCCTGGTGGGGAGCATGTTATTGAGGATCTCTATCATGCTGGTGGTATTCAGGCTGTCTTACACGAGCTGGAATCACTTATAGAGACGGACTGTATGACAGTCACCGGGAAGAGTGTTAAAGAGAATATTGATATGGTCGAATATATCGATCATGACGTAATCCGTTCTGTAGAGAAGCCAGCTTCGACTGAAGGTGGACTGTTGGTGCTGAAGGGAAATCTTGCCCCCGATGGTGCTGTAGTCAGGAAAGCTACGATGCCTGGAAATATGGTTCGTTTTTCGGGTAAAGCAAAGGTTTTCAACTGTGAAGAGCATGCAACCGCCGCCATCATCGATGGTGTGATAGAGGCAGGCGATGTGTTGATAATCAGATATGAAGGACCGAAAGGTGGTCCGGGAATGCGTGAGATGCTGACGGCATCGGCCACTCTTAAGGGAGCAGGTTTTGGTGAAAAAGTAGCACTAATCACAGACGGACGATTCTCCGGTGCGACTAGAGGTCCCTGTATCGGTCATGTATCACCTGAAGCCGCAGACAATGGGCCGATCGCCTTGATTCAGGATGGCGATATAATCGAATTTGATACAGAGAAAAGAAGTATAAGCATTCTTGTTGATAAGAAAGAGCTTGATCAGAGACGTGTAAATCTGGTTCACCCAAAATCAAAAATAAACAGTGGATATTTAACTATTTATCGGGAGATCGTCTCATCAGCCGGTGATGGAGCTATCTTGCTTCCTCCCTCAAAGCTTGCAGCACGAAAATATGGTAAAGAGATCAGAGTGAGCAAGGACATTTAG
- a CDS encoding ABC transporter ATP-binding protein has translation MNETILSMQHIVKRFPGVLANDDVSIDVREGEILALLGENGAGKTTLMNMLYGLYTMDNGEIYFQNKRVDISSPRDAINLGIGMVHQHFMLVEHLTVAENMVLGAEPRHHGCLDYKRAEAIVMECSKKYGLSIQAKSLVADISVGEQQRLEILKALYRGAKILILDEPTAVLTPQKVKELYKVLRELKAKGHSIIIITHKLQEIKEISDRVVVMRAGRVVGIKETVDVTKQQLAEMMVGRPVVLQIEKEIQDPGEVIFEIKDLHVKDYRGLPALKGVNLSVRRAEIVGLAGIDGNGQSELLQVLAGLIQRDKGSIRVSGSEFPKKFSQKAMSQHSVAHVSEDRQKWGLILDYSIEENLLLGLEGEPEYQKGPFLNKQVISDRAKKIIKDFDIRTPSTETLGRTLSGGNQQKVILGREISKNPDVLIAAQPTRGLDVGAIEFVYKQILEQRKNGKAILLVSFELEEIFTLSDRILVIFEGEIIAEFTRESATLEEVGLCMGGVRRSLHD, from the coding sequence ATGAATGAGACAATCTTAAGTATGCAGCATATAGTCAAGCGATTCCCCGGTGTATTAGCGAATGATGATGTATCCATAGATGTGCGAGAAGGGGAGATTTTGGCACTTCTGGGAGAGAATGGAGCAGGAAAGACTACCTTAATGAATATGCTCTATGGTCTCTATACCATGGATAATGGCGAGATCTATTTCCAAAACAAGAGAGTAGATATTTCGTCCCCAAGGGATGCAATCAATCTGGGTATCGGAATGGTTCACCAGCATTTTATGCTGGTGGAACATCTTACTGTTGCTGAAAATATGGTTCTAGGAGCAGAACCAAGACACCACGGTTGTCTTGACTATAAACGGGCAGAGGCCATTGTCATGGAATGTTCAAAGAAATATGGACTCAGTATTCAAGCAAAGTCACTGGTAGCAGATATCTCTGTCGGTGAACAGCAGCGATTGGAGATTCTAAAAGCTCTCTATCGTGGAGCAAAGATACTGATACTAGATGAACCCACTGCCGTTTTGACACCTCAAAAGGTGAAAGAGCTCTACAAGGTTCTACGTGAACTTAAGGCCAAAGGACATTCAATAATTATCATAACGCACAAGCTGCAGGAGATAAAGGAGATCAGCGATCGGGTTGTGGTGATGAGAGCCGGCAGAGTCGTGGGAATAAAAGAGACAGTAGATGTCACTAAACAACAATTGGCAGAGATGATGGTTGGTAGACCTGTCGTCCTGCAGATAGAAAAAGAGATACAGGATCCCGGTGAAGTGATTTTTGAAATCAAGGATCTTCATGTTAAAGATTATAGGGGGCTGCCTGCACTCAAAGGGGTAAACCTTTCGGTCAGAAGAGCTGAGATAGTCGGTCTTGCCGGTATTGACGGCAATGGACAGAGTGAGCTGTTGCAAGTCCTTGCTGGACTGATACAGCGTGACAAAGGTTCCATTCGCGTTTCTGGAAGCGAATTCCCAAAGAAATTTTCTCAGAAAGCCATGTCACAACATTCTGTTGCACATGTATCCGAAGACAGACAGAAATGGGGTTTGATCCTTGATTATTCTATAGAGGAAAACCTTTTGCTTGGACTAGAAGGCGAACCAGAGTATCAAAAGGGACCGTTTCTGAATAAGCAGGTCATAAGCGATAGAGCAAAGAAGATTATAAAGGATTTTGACATTCGAACACCTTCCACAGAGACTCTGGGAAGGACACTCTCCGGGGGAAACCAGCAGAAGGTGATTCTTGGACGAGAGATATCAAAAAACCCTGATGTTCTAATTGCGGCACAACCTACACGGGGATTAGATGTCGGAGCTATTGAGTTTGTCTATAAGCAGATCTTAGAACAAAGAAAAAATGGAAAGGCAATTCTTCTTGTCTCATTTGAGCTTGAAGAGATATTTACACTGAGTGACAGAATCTTAGTGATTTTTGAAGGTGAGATCATTGCTGAATTCACAAGAGAAAGTGCCACACTGGAAGAGGTCGGTCTTTGCATGGGCGGAGTAAGGAGATCTCTTCATGACTAA
- a CDS encoding 4Fe-4S dicluster domain-containing protein produces the protein MDMIDKVNIGIEIAGVKLNSPLILSEGPLSGNAELIKRAAEHKLGAIVTKSIRNEPAASPSRYMIRVKKGLINADWTDMGFDRWMEELDTIDIDIPLIANVATNHVKPEKAAEYAAILQHHGASIVTFSDYEPENLVDAVRMAREKVDVPIMVKLPPFCKNVGKLCRELEDAGVNCIAAMDAVGPAMDIDIETGRPVLGNRDGYGYLSSSPIFPLTLAYITEICRNVTVPVVGVGGVTDYQDVIKLIMAGASGVGIVGGAILHGLGLFDRIHNDLIKWMIERGISDLSEIRGLAQKQEDSEVYGWIPGVDLMTCTGCGLCATSCFKQAISIVDKKAVIDHEICVGCGVCLTTCPCKSITI, from the coding sequence ATGGATATGATTGATAAGGTGAATATCGGTATAGAGATAGCCGGAGTCAAACTCAACAGTCCGCTGATTCTTTCGGAAGGACCTCTCTCTGGTAATGCAGAATTAATAAAACGGGCAGCAGAGCACAAGCTGGGTGCGATTGTTACCAAGAGTATTAGAAATGAACCGGCTGCATCTCCTTCACGATACATGATACGTGTCAAGAAAGGACTCATAAATGCGGACTGGACTGATATGGGATTCGATCGATGGATGGAAGAACTGGATACTATCGATATTGATATCCCCTTAATAGCTAATGTGGCTACCAATCATGTGAAACCGGAAAAGGCAGCGGAGTATGCAGCAATACTTCAGCATCATGGGGCAAGCATTGTGACCTTTTCCGATTATGAACCGGAAAATCTTGTGGATGCTGTACGCATGGCAAGAGAAAAGGTTGATGTACCGATTATGGTAAAGCTTCCACCCTTCTGTAAGAATGTCGGAAAATTATGCAGAGAGCTGGAAGACGCAGGAGTGAATTGTATCGCCGCTATGGATGCAGTCGGTCCTGCTATGGATATAGATATCGAGACAGGTAGACCGGTGTTAGGGAACAGGGATGGATACGGTTATTTGTCCAGTTCTCCAATATTTCCTTTAACTTTGGCTTATATAACTGAGATCTGTCGCAATGTTACAGTTCCTGTCGTTGGGGTAGGAGGTGTGACTGATTATCAGGATGTAATTAAGTTGATCATGGCTGGGGCTTCTGGTGTCGGTATTGTAGGTGGTGCGATATTACATGGTCTTGGTCTTTTTGATCGTATTCATAATGATCTTATCAAATGGATGATAGAGCGGGGTATTAGTGATTTGAGTGAGATTAGAGGGCTTGCTCAAAAGCAGGAAGATTCTGAGGTGTACGGATGGATTCCCGGAGTCGATTTGATGACATGTACTGGCTGCGGATTGTGTGCTACATCATGTTTTAAACAAGCAATCTCTATCGTAGATAAGAAAGCTGTGATAGATCATGAGATTTGTGTCGGTTGCGGAGTATGTTTGACAACATGTCCCTGCAAATCAATAACTATTTGA
- a CDS encoding amidohydrolase family protein: protein MKKVITNVMVVTPEVETELIRDGFIEITNDRITAIGSMKDLPEYKNDVELFDGKKKIAIPGFVCAHNHMYSAVVRSIPYSGFAEEDFSFASWMERFWFQKLENKVNNKDVMQGTLINAIEHVKHGFTTTTDTVEGPNALPGTLFAAGEAAEKSGIRGFLSFESTGRISHENFELGLQENLDFYHAMKKKGGRINGRIGIHTTYTVTPEQVKMVRAAADKHGCGIMMHLSDSRYHTTDSTLKYGKRPVKWLEDLGFLGPDVLFFHASYLDILRDPEILAKYGCKISHQPVSNAMFGFWPNMVPLMAAGIPVALGTDGMTQSMFEIMRTSQMIHRLKYEELELMPDKEVFKMATINGAKAIQKEDEIGSLEIGKKADIVLLENNSPVRVFEANIWNYLVSVADSAHVKTVFIDGDLVVKDGVHQLLDEQSVREECQEQATDFWKRNDWVTA from the coding sequence ATGAAGAAAGTTATAACAAACGTGATGGTTGTGACACCGGAAGTTGAGACAGAACTGATCCGTGATGGTTTTATAGAGATCACTAATGACAGGATCACTGCAATCGGAAGTATGAAAGATCTTCCAGAATACAAGAATGACGTTGAGTTGTTTGATGGTAAGAAGAAGATCGCCATTCCCGGATTCGTTTGTGCTCATAATCATATGTACAGCGCCGTCGTAAGAAGTATACCCTATTCAGGTTTTGCTGAGGAAGATTTTTCATTTGCTTCATGGATGGAACGTTTCTGGTTTCAGAAATTGGAAAATAAGGTTAACAACAAGGACGTAATGCAGGGAACCCTGATCAATGCCATAGAGCATGTGAAACATGGTTTTACCACCACGACAGATACTGTTGAAGGACCTAATGCCCTGCCGGGTACATTATTCGCAGCAGGAGAGGCTGCCGAGAAGAGCGGAATCAGAGGTTTTCTCTCATTTGAGTCTACAGGAAGAATCAGTCACGAGAATTTTGAACTTGGTCTTCAAGAGAACCTGGACTTCTATCACGCAATGAAGAAAAAGGGTGGACGTATTAATGGAAGAATTGGTATTCATACGACCTATACAGTGACACCTGAACAGGTGAAAATGGTGCGTGCCGCCGCAGATAAACATGGTTGTGGAATCATGATGCATCTGAGTGATTCTCGATATCATACAACTGATTCAACCCTGAAATATGGAAAACGACCTGTTAAATGGCTGGAGGACCTTGGTTTTCTGGGACCTGATGTACTCTTCTTTCATGCATCCTATCTGGATATTCTGAGAGATCCCGAAATTTTAGCAAAGTATGGCTGTAAGATTTCTCATCAGCCTGTAAGTAATGCGATGTTTGGATTCTGGCCAAACATGGTTCCTCTTATGGCCGCCGGGATTCCTGTCGCTTTAGGTACAGATGGTATGACACAATCAATGTTCGAGATCATGCGGACAAGTCAGATGATCCATCGTCTGAAATATGAAGAGCTGGAATTAATGCCCGATAAAGAGGTCTTTAAAATGGCAACGATCAATGGGGCAAAGGCCATTCAGAAAGAGGATGAGATCGGTTCATTGGAGATCGGAAAGAAGGCCGATATTGTTCTATTGGAGAACAACAGTCCTGTGAGGGTATTTGAGGCGAATATTTGGAATTATCTTGTAAGTGTCGCTGACAGTGCTCATGTGAAGACGGTTTTTATTGATGGTGATCTGGTCGTAAAAGATGGTGTACATCAGCTTCTTGATGAACAGTCTGTAAGGGAAGAGTGTCAGGAACAGGCTACAGATTTCTGGAAACGAAACGATTGGGTAACGGCATAA
- a CDS encoding dihydrodipicolinate synthase family protein, producing the protein MCVADFKIEGVVSAMVTPFTGNGELDLGELKKLTAWQAGKVDALFPMGTSGEGLLMSQSERESALEAIVETVDGEIPVIAHVGAVTTRESINLARHAQDLGVAAISAINPFYFRVSAAEQIEHLCTIADSAKKTPFFLYNNPVTAGNVVTEEVVIAIAERAENFTGIKDSRKSLDSLREYRKLLREDQTLLVGGDRIFASSLDTGVQGAVSTITNIYPEVFTEIYRAFKVGDTGLMAQMQQHVCDILDILTMGPYFTVIKQMLEFRGIGMSPTFSRSPIGRISQNQNDDIRGRLQKLNILEGLV; encoded by the coding sequence ATGTGTGTAGCAGATTTTAAAATAGAGGGAGTTGTCTCAGCAATGGTTACTCCCTTTACTGGAAATGGTGAGCTGGATCTTGGAGAATTAAAAAAACTGACCGCATGGCAGGCCGGGAAGGTGGATGCTCTTTTCCCGATGGGAACCTCAGGAGAGGGGCTACTCATGTCTCAATCCGAAAGAGAGTCGGCTCTGGAAGCAATTGTCGAAACCGTAGATGGGGAAATCCCTGTTATTGCACATGTTGGTGCTGTCACAACCAGGGAAAGCATCAATCTGGCAAGACATGCTCAAGACCTGGGTGTTGCTGCTATTTCGGCTATAAATCCCTTTTATTTCAGAGTTTCCGCTGCAGAGCAGATAGAACATCTTTGTACTATTGCAGATTCGGCAAAAAAGACGCCTTTCTTCCTTTATAACAATCCTGTAACAGCGGGGAATGTTGTGACTGAAGAAGTTGTTATTGCTATTGCAGAAAGGGCTGAGAACTTTACTGGAATTAAGGATAGCAGAAAGAGTCTCGATTCATTGCGAGAATATCGAAAATTATTGAGAGAGGATCAGACTCTTCTTGTCGGAGGAGACAGGATCTTTGCTTCATCCCTGGACACAGGAGTTCAGGGAGCCGTAAGTACAATCACTAATATTTATCCAGAGGTTTTTACTGAAATCTACAGGGCATTCAAGGTCGGTGATACGGGATTAATGGCTCAGATGCAGCAGCATGTGTGTGACATTCTGGATATTTTGACCATGGGACCCTATTTTACGGTGATCAAACAGATGCTTGAGTTCAGGGGTATAGGGATGTCTCCTACGTTCTCCAGATCTCCCATAGGACGAATTTCTCAAAATCAGAATGATGATATTCGGGGACGCTTACAGAAATTGAATATATTGGAGGGATTGGTATGA
- a CDS encoding ABC transporter permease, whose amino-acid sequence MTKRSLNKQFKNIRTSILGMLGRLLDPLTAIILALFVGGIIIALLGDDVVLAISSLLNGSLGSFRSFGQSLLAATPLIFTGLSFSVAYRSGLFNIGAEGQLYVGAIVGAMVGTLFPGLPSIIYIPLVLISGAVAGALWAFLPAYLKVRLGVHEVINVIMLNKIALYLTNWLVSVNGPFRQGSVQPATPFMDDNVRLQALFKGSPMNRAYAVGIVMAIIVYLLMWKTKSGYRMRAVGHNLNASQFVGINTNKSVISAFMISGALAGMGGAIEICSVYGRFYAGFSPGYGFEGIAVSLLGNNHPVGIIISSILFGALKTGAMKMQIIAGTNVNLVKVLQALIIFFVAGKWSIMATIKNQKEQIIRRRLAKKIKH is encoded by the coding sequence ATGACTAAAAGAAGTTTGAATAAACAATTTAAAAATATAAGAACTAGTATCCTGGGTATGCTTGGAAGACTACTTGATCCTCTCACTGCAATCATACTGGCATTATTCGTTGGTGGGATTATTATTGCTCTCCTGGGAGATGATGTAGTACTGGCTATTTCATCACTCTTAAATGGATCTTTGGGGAGTTTCAGAAGTTTCGGGCAGTCATTGCTGGCCGCGACGCCTCTGATATTCACAGGTCTCTCATTTTCGGTGGCTTACAGAAGCGGACTTTTTAATATCGGAGCAGAGGGTCAATTATATGTCGGAGCTATTGTAGGTGCTATGGTCGGTACTCTATTTCCAGGACTTCCCTCAATAATTTATATCCCTCTGGTGCTGATTTCCGGTGCTGTAGCGGGGGCTTTGTGGGCCTTTCTTCCGGCATACTTGAAGGTCCGCCTCGGGGTGCATGAGGTTATAAATGTAATCATGCTGAATAAGATAGCCCTCTATTTGACAAACTGGTTAGTATCGGTGAATGGACCATTCAGGCAGGGGAGTGTCCAACCAGCGACTCCTTTTATGGATGATAATGTTCGTCTTCAGGCCCTATTCAAGGGATCTCCCATGAATAGGGCCTATGCTGTCGGTATCGTCATGGCTATCATCGTATATCTTCTCATGTGGAAGACTAAATCCGGATATCGAATGAGGGCTGTGGGCCATAATTTAAATGCCTCTCAGTTTGTTGGTATCAATACGAATAAATCCGTTATTTCGGCGTTCATGATTTCTGGTGCTTTAGCAGGTATGGGTGGGGCTATAGAAATATGCAGCGTCTATGGGCGCTTTTATGCAGGATTCTCTCCAGGATATGGTTTTGAAGGGATTGCAGTATCGTTGCTCGGGAACAATCACCCTGTCGGTATAATCATATCTTCTATCCTTTTCGGTGCATTAAAGACCGGTGCAATGAAGATGCAGATCATCGCAGGAACGAATGTGAATCTGGTCAAGGTACTTCAAGCTCTTATAATCTTTTTTGTAGCCGGTAAGTGGAGCATTATGGCTACCATCAAAAACCAAAAAGAGCAGATCATTCGGCGTCGTTTAGCAAAAAAAATCAAACATTAA
- a CDS encoding M20 family metallopeptidase gives MQQSELITLLEKMIRIESINGNEKNLGEFLYSFCELQGLGVEKQYCTENRFNVLITYPPTPLSIKQSENPQFGLLLHGHYDTVPGLDMTDPFEPVINGDLMHGRGTVDQKAGIAACIIALVNLRRQGVVLEKPVCLAAVIDEESEHQGSMKLVETGIRAEYSIITEPTGLNAVLGCKGTLPVKITVIGKASHGCRPWLGVNAVEMAMPILQRLFSFNFEEKDFGVGLGVLKNSINVGLVQAGTAYNNVPDKCEISLDCRVIPGDTNESMMECIQNILNEAKSENPTLKASLTVDRPDWNWEPVKERGLRSAQTSRKSPLFKLMKEVHTCVTGNDLGSYITDGYTDMDFIINDLNIPCIVYGPGNPRLCHTSAEEISLHEVETSMRFYEEFIKKQCAAAEELEGNRCV, from the coding sequence ATGCAACAATCTGAGCTAATCACTTTGCTTGAGAAAATGATCCGAATAGAGAGTATCAATGGTAATGAAAAGAACCTTGGTGAGTTCCTGTATTCATTTTGTGAATTACAGGGACTGGGGGTCGAGAAACAGTACTGTACAGAGAATAGATTCAATGTGCTTATAACCTATCCGCCGACACCCCTTTCTATAAAGCAGAGTGAGAACCCTCAGTTTGGGCTTTTATTACATGGCCATTACGATACAGTTCCGGGATTGGATATGACCGATCCATTTGAACCTGTCATAAATGGTGATCTTATGCATGGTAGAGGTACTGTGGATCAGAAAGCCGGTATTGCAGCCTGTATAATCGCCCTTGTCAATCTGAGACGACAGGGTGTTGTGCTGGAGAAACCTGTATGTCTTGCAGCTGTTATTGATGAAGAGTCCGAACATCAGGGCAGTATGAAACTCGTGGAAACTGGTATCCGTGCTGAATATTCGATCATTACTGAACCGACGGGGTTGAATGCGGTCCTGGGATGCAAGGGGACTCTTCCTGTAAAGATAACAGTCATAGGTAAAGCTTCACACGGCTGTCGTCCCTGGTTGGGAGTGAATGCTGTAGAGATGGCAATGCCGATTCTGCAGAGGCTTTTTTCTTTCAATTTCGAGGAGAAGGATTTTGGTGTTGGACTGGGAGTTCTGAAGAACTCCATCAATGTCGGACTAGTGCAGGCGGGTACGGCATACAACAATGTACCGGACAAGTGTGAGATTTCACTTGACTGCCGAGTCATCCCCGGTGATACCAATGAAAGCATGATGGAGTGTATTCAAAATATTCTGAATGAAGCAAAGAGTGAAAATCCGACTCTTAAGGCCTCTTTGACTGTTGATAGACCCGACTGGAATTGGGAACCTGTAAAAGAACGTGGATTACGCTCGGCACAAACCTCGCGGAAGTCTCCGCTTTTTAAACTCATGAAAGAGGTCCATACCTGTGTGACCGGCAATGATTTAGGCAGCTATATTACCGATGGGTATACCGACATGGATTTTATCATCAATGATCTTAATATTCCATGCATTGTATATGGCCCGGGAAATCCCAGATTGTGTCATACATCAGCGGAGGAAATCTCTTTACACGAGGTTGAGACTTCTATGAGATTCTATGAAGAATTTATTAAAAAACAGTGTGCTGCGGCTGAAGAATTGGAAGGGAACAGATGTGTGTAG